The Patagioenas fasciata isolate bPatFas1 chromosome 3, bPatFas1.hap1, whole genome shotgun sequence genome contains a region encoding:
- the FLVCR1 gene encoding choline/ethanolamine transporter FLVCR1, which yields MVEDGGGEEEAEGESGEMPAAAAVPALPRCNGFLPGKEAEEGGRAAPAGGGARAAEAEAMLAAGGGRPETRLSRRRLAVLAVFSCYSLVNAFQWIQYSILSNVFAGFYGVSFTQVDWLSMVYMVAYVPLILPATWLLDARGLRLTALLGSGLNALGAWLKCGSLAPSRYPLTLAAQTVCAVAQVFILGLPSRIASVWFGPTEVSTACAVAVLGNQLGTAIGFLLPPVLVPNTPNDIDLMAHNISIMFYGTAIVSTLLFFLTGVVFEEKPKYPPSHSQAVLQTMPPEDYSYKQSIINLFKNIPFVLLLISYGIMTGVFYSVSTLLNQMIVTHYEGEEVNAGRIGLTLVVAGMVGSIICGLWLDYTKTYKQTTLIVYILSFIGLLVFTFTLDLGYLIVVFVTGGVLGFFMTGYLPLGFEFAVEITYPESEGTSSGLLNASAQIFGIIFTLVQGKLTTDYSPRAGNLFLCAWIFVGIILTALIKSDLKRHNVNSGIMNLDVKAVPVDSPVEPESTTLKIQSDL from the exons ATGGTGGAAGACGGCGGCggcgaggaggaggcggagggggAGAGCGGGGAGATGCCGGCGGCTGCCGCCGTGCCCGCCCTGCCACGCTGCAACGGCTTCCTCCCCGGCAAGGAGGCGGAggagggcgggcgggcggccccggcgggcggcggggcgcgggcggcCGAGGCCGAGGCCATgctggcggcgggcggcgggcggccggAGACGCGGCTGTCGCGGCGGCGGCTGGCGGTGCTGGCCGTCTTCAGCTGCTACTCGCTGGTGAACGCTTTCCAGTGGATCCAGTACAGCATCCTCAGCAACGTCTTCGCCGGCTTCTACGGCGTCTCCTTCACGCAGGTAGACTGGCTCTCCATGGTGTACATGGTGGCCTACGTGCCGCTGATCCTGCCCGCCACCTGGCTGCTGGACGCCCGCGGCCTGCGCCTCACCGCCCTGCTGGGCTCCGGGCTCAACGCGCTGGGCGCCTGGCTCAAGTGCGGCAGCCTGGCCCCCAGCCGCTACCCGCTCACGCTGGCCGCGCAGACCGTGTGCGCCGTGGCGCAGGTCTTCATCCTGGGGCTGCCCTCACGCATCGCCTCCGTCTGGTTCGGCCCCACCGAGGTCTCCACCGCCTGCGCCGTGGCCGTGCTGGGCAACCAG CTTGGCACTGCAATTGGCTTTTTGTTGCCACCTGTTTTGGTTCCAAATACACCTAACGATATTGATCTAATGGCACATAACATCAGCATCATGTTCTATGGAACAGCAATAGTGTCCACGCTTTTGTTCTTCTTAACAGGAGTTG tGTTTGAAGAAAAGCCCAAATACCCTCCTAGCCACTCTCAAGCAGTCCTGCAAACTATGCCTCCCGAGGATTACTCCTACAAGCAGTCGATCATAAACTTATTCAAAAACATTCCGTTTGTACTCTTGCTGATCAGTTACG GTATTATGACTGGGGTGTTTTATTCTGTCTCCACATTGTTAAATCAGATGATAGTAACTCATTATGAG GGAGAAGAAGTGAACGCTGGGAGAATTGGCTTGACACTGGTGGTGGCAGGAATGGTGGGTTCGATTATTTGTGGTTTGTGGCTGGATTACACTAAAACATACAA GCAAACTACTTTGATTGTTTACATTCTCTCTTTCATTGGGTTACTGGTATTTACTTTCACCCTGGACCTCGGATACCTTATAGTAGTGTTCGTGACTGGAGGAGTACTTGG GTTCTTCATGACTGGCTATCTTCCACTTGGGTTTGAATTTGCTGTGGAAATTACATACCCAGAGTCTGAAGGCACTTCCTCAGGTCTCCTCAATGCATCAGCACAG aTATTTGGAATCATATTTACACTTGTTCAAGGAAAACTCACAACAGACTACAGTCCTCGTGCAGGAAACCTCTTTCTTTGTGCTTGGATTTTTGTGGGCATTATCTTAACAG CCTTAATAAAATCAGATTTGAAAAGACACAATGTGAATTCGGGGATTATGAACTTGGATGTTAAAGCT gTACCAGTTGACAGTCCTGTAGAACCTGAAAGTACTACATTAAAAATTCAGTCGGATTTATAA